A window of the Hordeum vulgare subsp. vulgare chromosome 5H, MorexV3_pseudomolecules_assembly, whole genome shotgun sequence genome harbors these coding sequences:
- the LOC123396791 gene encoding telomerase Cajal body protein 1-like — MQRYCVVLANPATCVFASTSRDHPIHLWDATTGELRCTYRPYDAMDEITAALSISFNSTGSKLFAGYNKAIRVFDVHRPGRDFEQYSLLKGGEGPTRIVSSISFSPQNGMLAVGSYSHTTVVYAEGNMEPLYVLHGQLEGVTQVLFSKDGNCLYTGGRKDPYILCWDIRNTVEIVYKLYRSCDTTNQRVQFDIEPCGKHLATGGQDDMVHIYDLQGGQWVTSFQAAADIVNGFSFHPYLPLATTSSGHRRFGMQDEFKEESSLAGHENCCSVWKFSCSQEA, encoded by the exons ATGCAAAGGTATTGTGTTGTTCTTGCAAATCCAGCCACCTGTGTGTTTGCTAGCACGAGTCGTGATCATCCGATACACCTCTGGGACGCCACCACCGGCGAG CTTCGATGCACTTACAGACCATACGACGCCATGGATGAGATAACGGCTGCACTTTCGATATCGTTTAATTCCACAGGATCCAA GCTTTTTGCTGGATACAACAAGGCAATCAGAGTGTTTGATGTTCATCGGCCTGGCAGAGATTTTGAGCAATACTCTTTGCTTAAAGGGGGTGAAGGGCCAACTC GTATAGTATCTTCAATCTCGTTCTCTCCTCAAAATGGGATGCTCGCAGTTGGCTCGTATAGCCACACAACAGTTGTTTATGCGGAGGGTAACATGGAGCCATTATATGTTCTACATGGCCAGCTTGAGGGTGTTACACAG GTGCTTTTTTCAAAAGATGGAAATTGTTTATATACTGGAGGGCGGAAG GATCCATACATATTATGTTGGGATATTCGGAACACCGTGGAAATTGTTTACAA GTTGTACAGATCGTGTGATACTACTAATCAAAGAGTACAATTTGATATTGAGCCATGTGGCAAGCATCTTGCCACTGGTG GACAGGACGACATGGTCCATATTTATGACCTTCAAGGTGGCCAGTGGGTGACAAGCTTCCAAGCAGCTGCTG ATATTGTCAATGGTTTCTCCTTTCATCCATACCTTCCTCTTGCTACAACATCATCTGGGCATAGGAGATTTGGTATGCAAGATGAATTCAAAGAGGAATCGAGTTTGGCAG GCCATGAGAACTGCTGCTCCGTCTGGAAGTTTTCTTGCTCACAAGAAGCTTGA